The DNA segment CCGTTGGATACTACCACTTCCGAGTTTCCGGAAAGAAATCGTTTTCCGCCAAAATCGGTAAGTTTCCCGCCAGCTTCTGTAAGAATTACGGAGCTCGCCGCGGTGTCCCAGAGTTTGACTCCTTTTTCCCAGATCCCGTCGAGTAAACCTTCCGCTACCCAACAAGCATCCAATACAAAGGACCCCGTTCTTCTCATAGATCTTCCGCAACTGATAAATGCGGTGATGTCGGAAATGACTTCGTTTAATATTTCTTTGCGGTTTGTGGGAAAGCTTGGAACCAACATCGCACGAGCGAGAGATTCCGTATTGGATACGTCGATTCTCAGACCATTCTTAAATGCGCCTTGAGAAAGAATCGCGGAATATTTTGTATTTAAACCGGGAACGAATACGACTCCTGCAACGGGAGATTCTCTGTGTTCGAGTCCGATCGATACGCAGTAAAGTGGAATTCCTCGAACGAAGTTCATGGAACCGTCGATCGGGTCTAGGACCCAACGAAAGGAGTTGTTTCCTTCGTGTTTATAATTGTCTTCTGATAAAATCGAATCGGAAGGAAAGTTCTGTCTGAGATATTCAACGATGAATTTTCCCATCAGCTCGTCCGCTTTGTGGATCTGGTCTTTCTCTTCGGCTTCCGTTGAAAACGCAAAAGATTTTAAATCCTTCTGAAGTTTCAGCGCGGACTCTATAAAAATTCCGGATACGGATTGAACGGATTTGATCCTGCGTTTGACTTCCTCTAATGGAAAATCAATGGGAGGGGCAAGTGGTTTGTCCATGGGCTTCTCTTCAAAAAGGATTACTTTCTATTTAGGATTTTCCAAAGCATATTGCCGGACGGGGTTACGTCTCTTTCCGCTCCAAAGGAACGGAGCCAATTATGCAATGGTTCCTGTTTAACTGAATCTATAGTCATGCTTTCCGGTGACAATAAAAGATCAATCAAATGCCGAAAGGTCTGAAATTGATTTAAAATCCTTTCTTGAGAACTGTCCAGAAATCGGGAACTGATCGTATGAAGTTCAACATCGATCGGTTCGAATACTTTTCCCGGTTTCCAAATTTCTTTATCCATATTAAGAATGGAGTGAATCAACGAGATCTGTTTTGAATAATCGACATCATCAAAAAGCTCAGAATATGTATGTTGGATTTTGTTAAACGCAGGCACCGTATCCACGTCGACCATGAATTCTGTCTCTTTGTACTTTCTCGTTGAAAAGTCGATCAGTTGTCCATTTTTCGTTTCTATCGATTCTAAAGGAAGAATTCTCGCGAGATAATAAATCCGCCGCGTTCGTACGGAGGTTGTTTTTCCTTGAGCGGGACCTTTAATGATCATCTCGGCAGGTGATCCACCCAAATAGGAAAGAATAAAGCTCACCACAAAAATGAATTTTTTTTCCTCATCCGCTTCGGATGTCGTAAGCGGCTTTACCAAAAACAGATGATTGGAATTTTTTTTAGGCTTTGCTTCGGGAAGGACGTAACAACCGGCGATCAGTTCGGGAACAAGCTGTTCCACTTGCAAAAGAAATTCCTTTGCGGCCGAAAACTCGACTCCGTGGACGGAGGTTGGAGCCAAAATATAGCTGTCTTCCAATTGAATGAACGGAGTATGTAAGTTGTCTACGTAGATTTCATGAGGACGATTGATACC comes from the Leptospira sp. WS92.C1 genome and includes:
- a CDS encoding inositol monophosphatase family protein → MDKPLAPPIDFPLEEVKRRIKSVQSVSGIFIESALKLQKDLKSFAFSTEAEEKDQIHKADELMGKFIVEYLRQNFPSDSILSEDNYKHEGNNSFRWVLDPIDGSMNFVRGIPLYCVSIGLEHRESPVAGVVFVPGLNTKYSAILSQGAFKNGLRIDVSNTESLARAMLVPSFPTNRKEILNEVISDITAFISCGRSMRRTGSFVLDACWVAEGLLDGIWEKGVKLWDTAASSVILTEAGGKLTDFGGKRFLSGNSEVVVSNGKVHSQIVDIMRNVRDSIGRN